Genomic DNA from Coleofasciculaceae cyanobacterium:
AAGCGACGGTGTTTGGTAAGGGAAGTAAAACTAGGATTGTTTTGATACCAAATAAGTTATGGCAACAGGTAAAAGAGTTTGAGAAGCGCGAGGAAGCGTTGCCCGTGCATGATTTGCGACGCGAAGCGAGTCCTTTAGGGCGAAGCTTATCCTAAAGGACTCGCTTCGCGTCGCGGGGGTTCGCCCCGTTGAGCTTACCGAGTAAGAAATACCATCGAGTTAATCAGTACGTCTTTATTAGTCGCAATCATAATCAGATGGATGTAGTGTCATCGGATGATTAAACGAGCCTGTATCTTCACGTTTTCAGGAAAATCTACCGTCAGTTCACCATTCAAGTAAATCTCAGCCCCAGGATAAGCTTGGTGTAGTTCCTCTAGTTTGGCGATCGCTTTAGCGACGGACATTTTGTAGAAGTAGGAGCAGCAAGAATTCCTGGCGATCACAATCTGACTCTTGCCTATGTTGGATACTTTGGCTTACCTCTTAAACCCTTGTATCCCAAAGAAGGACTTTATATGATAGTAGAAGATGGTCAACGCCTCTAGTTTCCGCGGACGAGCTAGCCAGAGCAGTACCAGCAGCGCAGATATTGGAATAGAAAAAGATTAACCAAGGTTCAGATCGTTTACCCTTAGCTTTTGCCGATATTTTAGCTGAAAAAATTCCTCTTGGCGATCGCGTTACTGACATCGAACAGACATCTCAAGGAGTTCGAGTATTGTCTCAATCTGGACGAGAAGATTGGGGTGATTGCGTACTCTGCACCGTACCTTTGCCAGTCTTGGAGCGCATTATTTTCAATCCTCTATCCGCTTCCAAACAAACTGCTCTTGATGAAGGTTACAACTATCGTCCCGCTACCAGAATGTTTGTAGAATTTCCCGAACGTTTCTGGTCGAAAGAAAATTTGAATGGTTGGGGAATTTTTCGCGATCGCTGTGAAGAACTTTGGCAACCAACGTGAAATCGCCCTGGTAAAACATCCAATAACCAGTCTCGAATTGTAAAAGCCTCATCTAAAGAACTGGTGGGCAAATCTACAATGAGATTTCGGCATGTTTTATAATCTTTTTGATAAGTACTGGGACTGACTTGAGGCTTTTTATACCGTTGAAGATATTTTTTCTTTTTCTGAAGCGGATTTATATTTTTCTAGGGTCGTGTCAAATTATTTCCTGGAAAATATTTTGTTCGATCTCTGCTGCCTTCAGCTCGGCAAATTTGCGATTGTTCGGAGTATCAGATAACCTTAAAGAAAAATAACGACGCTTACCAGCAAATTGGAAGCGCAACTGCAATCGATTGTTAGAATTAATTATTACTACAGAACCCTTCGATGTTTTTCTAGGAGTTTTAGATTGCATAACAATTAGCTTGAATAGTACTTTTGTATTCAAATTTTAACTGGTGTAAACGAATTTTACCAGTAATTTTTACACCAATTATTTACCAAAACTTGCCTAAAAATGCCCAATATAAAATTACATTGCGGAATATTCTGCAATGTAAATAGGCTCTCAATCCCCTGATATAGAATGAACCTACTGCTATTTCTAAAGTGTCAGAGGGGAGACTTGAACTCCCGACCCTCGGCTTATGAGTCCTAGTACAAATCCTTTCATAGCAATTATTACACGATTTTTGAATTGTAATTACACCCAATTTACACCCAAATAAAAAAAGCTAGTTTTATCCTTTACAAAGATTGTTAACAGCAAATGGGCATTCTAGAAACAAGTTCTTTTTAACAGACTTGCTATATGCTGCCTTCAATTTTTGAAACCTGTATTCCTAGAGAAGAAATACTAGCAGGAGAACTTTCTGTCGATCTGTTCGCTGCCAAACTACGATCTGTAGTAGAAGGAAAAGCCCCTCAGATATATCAGAATAGTGAAAGTTTCTTTGCCAATACCTTTGCTACAGATGGGATTAAAACCCTTATAAGTGAAGTATTTAGCAGGTTAACAGGCAAGTCATCAGGTTCACCTGTGATCAGGCTAGAAACTAGTTTTGGTGGTGGTAAAACCCATGATGAGATAGCTTTATGGCATATCTGTAAAGAAGGGAACAGAATTCAAGGTTTAGAAAGATTTGTTGAACCGAATTTAATTCCCGATCGCACTGTACAAGTTGCCGCAGTTGATGGTAGAGATTTAGACCCCGAAAATGGTATTCATCATCCTAACGGCATCATCACTACGACTCTTTGGGGAGAAATTGCTTATCAAGTTGGTGGAGTAGAAGGGTATCGATTATTACAGGGAAGCGATCGCTCTGGTATCAGTCCTGGTACGGATGTTTTAGAAAGATTATTAAATGGTGAACCGACGGTAATTATCTTAGATGAGATTGCCCGTTATTTACGTGCAGCGAAGGCAAAACAGATTGGCAGAAGCGATCTTGCGGAACAGGTTGTAGCATTTCTATTTTCCTTGATGGATTTAGCAGGAGCTTGTAATAACTTAGTTTTTGTCTATTCCTTGGCTTCAGCTTCCGATACCTTTGCAGACGAGACAATGGAGTTGCAAGAGTTGATTCGTGCTTCTGCCAGACAGGAAAGAGTATTGAGTCCTTCTACTGATGTTGAGGTCTACAATATTGTCAAACAAAGGTTGTTTAAGAGTGTAGATAGTCAGGCTGCATCACAAGCTGCATCTGAATATTTGAGTGTTTATCGTAGTACTCGCGTTAATCTTCCCGATGGTTGCAAAGACGCTAGTTACTCTCAAGCGATCGCTCAAAGCTATCCGTTTCATCCTGAATTATTTAATCTTTTAACTAAAAAAATTGCTTCCATACCAGAGTTTCAGAGAACTAGGGGGGCATTACGGTTATTAGCCCAAGTCGTCCAGCATCTTTGGCAAAATCAAATAGAAGATACGCCAATTATTCATCCCCACCATATTCCTGTGGGCAAAGAAAAGCAAATTACCGACGATTTAACTTCTCGTTTACAACGCTCATTAATGCGATCGCCGATTGGGGCTGATATATATAATCCTAGTGGGAAACAGGCTTATGCTCAAATCCATGACCGTCAATGGCAAGACGCAGGTAAGCCACCGTTTTCTAGTTGGGTGGCACGGACAATATTTTTAAATTCCTTGACTCAAGGTACTTCATCAGGGATTCGTCGTACAGAGTTGAACTTATCTCTTTTAACCCCTGGATTAGAAGCAAGTTTCATCGACCAAGCACTAGATAAATTAGCTCAAGTAGCTTGGTATTTAGATAATGACCCGATTACAACTCTTGCTAGGTTTAAAGAAGAGCCTTCAATCAACAAAATTGTTACCGAAGAAAAAGAACAGGTAGGACGTACTGAAGCGAAGGATTACTTAAGAAGTCGTCGTGATAGTATTTTTGCCAAGAAAATTTTTACTCCCGTATTTGCTCCTGAAAGTCCTGGAGATGTAGATGATATTCCCGATGAGATTGCTTTGTGTTTAATTGACTTTAATGAGGCAACGGTTAAATCGTCTACCGATAGTCCCCCAGATTTAGTGCAGCAGATTTTTGATAATACGGGCGAATCAGGAAAGTTTCGGGTGTTTCGCAATCGTCTCTTGTTTTTGGTCGCTAATCATCAAGAACTTGATAAAGCCATCGATAATGCTAGAGAATATCAAGCAATCCGAAATATCTTGGGGAGTCAGACCAGATTAGAAGATTTATCAGAAACTCAGCAGAAACAGCTTAGGGAAAGAGAAGGCGCAAAAGACTTAGAGGTAAGAATTTCTCTCACAAATGCCTATCGTCATCTATTTTATCCAGCCAAAGATGATGTCAAGGCTCCCAATGGTTTGATGCACTATACTTTACCTCCTCAAGACTCCAGCACCGTTAAAGGTAAAAATAATCAGCAGGATGTCATCCTTAAGGCGCTTAAGGACTGCGAAAAAATTAGAGCGGAAGATAAAGCAAGTCAACCATTTGCACCAGCTTATATTTTGCAAAAGGTATGGTCAAAGGGATTGGATCATTGGTCAACTAAAGCTTTAAGAGATGCGTTTGCCAAGGATTTAAGTCTCAATATTTTACTCCCAGGGGAATTAACCACTCTACGGGAAACTATTCGCAATGGCTTACAAGATGGTCAGTGGGATCTAAAAATTGGAGACAAAGTTTATATCAAAACTGATGGCACATTAACGTTTCCTGACACCATTGAATTTAGCGATCGCTTTATCTTATATCGTCGGGGAATTCTGCAACCACCTGAACCGAGAGTTATTGAATTAAATGCTCAGGTGATGTCTAATTCAGAGACAGAAAAACCTGTTAGGATTCGCTGGAAAGCTAAGGGAGCATTAAAGATTAGTCTCCATCAGGATGGTACTTTAATAACCCAACGGGGCTTACAAGCTGCCGAACCTGCGTCGGCAGACAGCCCCTCAGAATTTCGTCCTTCTGATGAATATGAAACCAAGATTAGGGCAAACACTATTTTTCGCCTAGTTGCTGACTACGGAAACGGAGAAACCGCAGAGCAAGAAACTAAGGCTATTGTTGCCCAATCTGGCAGGGTTAAAGCTACTGGAGGAAATTATGATCCTGGCAATGACCATGAAATCACTGGCAGCATCTTTGAACATCGATCGCCCCTGATCGAATTAGATGGCACTGTTAATAAAGTTTTCAATGATTTAGCCGATCTGATAGGCGATCGCAAAATCAAAGAGATCAAATCTCTGGAAATCTCAGTAGACCAAGTGATTGACTATCGTAAGCTAGGAACGACGATTCCTTTATTGAGTCGTTTTCCCGTAACTATCGAACAAACCTCGATGCTGCAAACAGTTGACGATCAGTTTGTGAAATTGGAATATCAGGGACAAGTAAAAGGATTTCAAAGCTTCTTTGGCACAATTAATGGATTACTCAACAATCCAGCAACTCAAGCCAATGTAAACCTCAAATTAATTATCGATTTTGGCGATCAACCTATTGCCTCAGAGGGTTCAGAACTCAATACTATCCAGCAAGCTCTTAATCGGAATCCTGTAGAGAGAATCAGTTTTAGTGCGGAGGTTAAATACTAATGCAAGAATTTCAATTACGAGTAATTCCTACCGAAAACAATAATTTTGCCTTGGAACTATACCAATGTGCTTATAAGAAAGCAGGAGAGAAAAAGCGTCCTGCTGCGAAAAAAATTGGCTGCCTTAAAGGTGATACTTTAAATCTGGTTAAA
This window encodes:
- a CDS encoding FAD-dependent oxidoreductase; this encodes MNQGSDRLPLAFADILAEKIPLGDRVTDIEQTSQGVRVLSQSGREDWGDCVLCTVPLPVLERIIFNPLSASKQTALDEGYNYRPATRMFVEFPERFWSKENLNGWGIFRDRCEELWQPT
- a CDS encoding DUF3596 domain-containing protein yields the protein MQSKTPRKTSKGSVVIINSNNRLQLRFQFAGKRRYFSLRLSDTPNNRKFAELKAAEIEQNIFQEII
- a CDS encoding DUF499 domain-containing protein gives rise to the protein MLPSIFETCIPREEILAGELSVDLFAAKLRSVVEGKAPQIYQNSESFFANTFATDGIKTLISEVFSRLTGKSSGSPVIRLETSFGGGKTHDEIALWHICKEGNRIQGLERFVEPNLIPDRTVQVAAVDGRDLDPENGIHHPNGIITTTLWGEIAYQVGGVEGYRLLQGSDRSGISPGTDVLERLLNGEPTVIILDEIARYLRAAKAKQIGRSDLAEQVVAFLFSLMDLAGACNNLVFVYSLASASDTFADETMELQELIRASARQERVLSPSTDVEVYNIVKQRLFKSVDSQAASQAASEYLSVYRSTRVNLPDGCKDASYSQAIAQSYPFHPELFNLLTKKIASIPEFQRTRGALRLLAQVVQHLWQNQIEDTPIIHPHHIPVGKEKQITDDLTSRLQRSLMRSPIGADIYNPSGKQAYAQIHDRQWQDAGKPPFSSWVARTIFLNSLTQGTSSGIRRTELNLSLLTPGLEASFIDQALDKLAQVAWYLDNDPITTLARFKEEPSINKIVTEEKEQVGRTEAKDYLRSRRDSIFAKKIFTPVFAPESPGDVDDIPDEIALCLIDFNEATVKSSTDSPPDLVQQIFDNTGESGKFRVFRNRLLFLVANHQELDKAIDNAREYQAIRNILGSQTRLEDLSETQQKQLREREGAKDLEVRISLTNAYRHLFYPAKDDVKAPNGLMHYTLPPQDSSTVKGKNNQQDVILKALKDCEKIRAEDKASQPFAPAYILQKVWSKGLDHWSTKALRDAFAKDLSLNILLPGELTTLRETIRNGLQDGQWDLKIGDKVYIKTDGTLTFPDTIEFSDRFILYRRGILQPPEPRVIELNAQVMSNSETEKPVRIRWKAKGALKISLHQDGTLITQRGLQAAEPASADSPSEFRPSDEYETKIRANTIFRLVADYGNGETAEQETKAIVAQSGRVKATGGNYDPGNDHEITGSIFEHRSPLIELDGTVNKVFNDLADLIGDRKIKEIKSLEISVDQVIDYRKLGTTIPLLSRFPVTIEQTSMLQTVDDQFVKLEYQGQVKGFQSFFGTINGLLNNPATQANVNLKLIIDFGDQPIASEGSELNTIQQALNRNPVERISFSAEVKY